AGCCGTCAGCTTCCAGTATTCCGTTTCCAACGGGTCCCATACTGCCCAAGCGCGGATCACAGTCGTCCCGTCACGAGCGCTCGACGACAAGAAACCACCCGTTTTGCAGCCCGACCATGCCAAAGTGCGTGTCGGAGACGTTGCTTCGGTCCCCGTGCTGGAAAACGATCGCTCGCCGGCCGGCCTGGCAATGAAAGTCGATCCGAAACTGCAGTTCGAGGAAAACTCGCAGGTCGGAACCCCCTTTGTAACAGGTAACCTGGTGCGCTTGGAAGCAGGCACAACGCCAGGTGTGATGCATGTGTCGTACACGGTGCACGACATGGTCGGCAACATGGCGACATCGACAGTCGTGTTCGAAGTGGTCGCCCTCGAAGGTGCCAACGCGGCACCGCAACCTCGCCCTCTGACAGCGTGGGCCGTGTCAGGGCAGACGACTCGAATCCCTGTCCCACTGTCCACGATCGACCCTGACGGCGATTCCGTGACACTGGTGGGTATCGAGCAGGCACCGTCCAAGGGAACGATTGAATTGGGCACTGACTGGATCGAATACACGCCTGCGCGCAAGACCACCGGCACGGACGTATTCACCTACATCGTTGAGGACCGTCAGGGCAAGCAGGCAACCGCACGTGTGCGCGTCGGTATTGCGCCACCGGCGGGTAGTAATCAGCCACCCACTGCTGTTAAAGACGTTCTGTTGGTCAAACCTGGGCGCACGATCATGGTGAACGTTCTAGCCAACGACATTGACCCTGACGGGGATTCAATCTCGCTGGTTCCCGATTCGCTCAGCGTGCTGGACGACGCCCTCGAAGCTGAAATTGTGGGAACCGGGATCCAGGTTGAGGTTCCAGAAGCTGCCGGAACATACGTCATGTCCTACCAGGTCACCGACTCGCGTGGCGGTGTGGACAACGGGACGTTGACGATCAATGCGAAGAACGATGCGCCCCTGATGCCTCCGATCGCTCGCGATGACGTTGTGGCGCTGGCTGATATGCCTGACAGTGAGATTGTGCCGATTAACGTGGTGGAAAACGATGAGGATCCCGACGGAACCGTCGCAGACCTGGTTGTGTCCACACGCGCTCCCGACGCTGAAGTCAAGGGCGGAATCATTGAAGCGAAGGCATACGAGACTCGACGGCTCTTGGTCTACACGATTACCGATCAGGACGGCCTCTCATCCTCCGCAGTGGTGTCGATTCCGGGAACCGATCAGACCAGGCCGCGCCTGGACCAGTCGCACCTGCCGATCAAGGCACGGGCCGGCAGTGACGTCGTCATCGACATTCGGGACCACGTCATTACGAGGGCGGGCCGTACCGCGATGATCACGGACGAATCCAGGCTCAAAGCATCATGGGGGCTGGATCCGAAGATCGTGCTGGAGGACCAGCATCGCCTCACCCTGCACACCGACCCGGAATTTTCCGGTAAGACATCCGTTTCCTTTGAAGTACGTGACGGTGTTGCATCGGATACATCAGCCTTATCAGCTGTGCTCTCCCTGCCGATTGTGGTGCAGGCAGTGAAGAACCAGCCACCGGCTTTCATCCCGACGAGTGCGCGTGTGGCTGCAGGTGAAGAACCCATCACGTTGGACCTGTCGGCGATGGTCGATGACCCGGACGACGCTGACCCTAAAGGATTCAAGTATGCGCTGGTGAAGAGTCCTCGTGTTGTCAGCGCGAAACTTGATGGGCATATGCTGTCCCTTCAGGCCGGCGTTGATCAGGCCACCGGCACCACGGACCAGGTCACGATCAGTGTTGATGACGGGTCAGGGCCGGTAGTCGGTGAGATCCCGGTGACGGTTGTCGCCTCCACGCGGCCACTCATTCAGGTGTCGGACGCGCTCATCGACGCTGCGAACGCTGGCGGTACGGAAACGATCGATCTGACGAAGTACACGATCAACCCGTTCCCGGAAACGCCGATACGGATCGTGTCAAGCCAGATTGAAATCGGTGAAGGCACCGTGGATCCGCAGGGCACAGTCCTCCACATCACGCCAGCTGTTGGTTTCCACGGGCAAATGACGGTCAACTATCGCCTGATTGATGCCACCAATGATCCGGGGCGCATTGTAGAAGGCAACGTGCGGTTAGTCGTGCGCGATCGGCCCGAACCACCATCCAACGTGTCGGTGATGGCCACGGGCCCTGGCAGTGCAACTGTGACGTTCCAGCCCGGAGCGGACAATGGCGCGGCTATTACCTCCTTCACCTTGACGGATGTCACGACCGGTCAGGAGTTCACTTGCGATGTTGCGTCCTGCCCGCTTAGCGGTCTGGCGAACGGCCTGAAGCATTCGTTCTCAGTCGTGGCACACAATGATGTTGGCGCATCCGATTCGTCTCCTGCATCCGAGCCTGTCCTGGTCGACGTTCAACCATCCCAGCCTGCCGCCCCGACGCTTGCTGCTGGCGACGGGTCGGTGACGGTGACGTGGAATCCACCGGCAAATGAAGGGTCACCGATCACCGCGTACGAAGTGACGCTCTCTGACGGCCAGACGCAGCGAGTAGACGGCGCAACGACATCAGTGACATTCACCAACCTGACGAACGGTCAGCCCTACTATGCCTCTGTTGTGGCATTGAATTCCTCGCCGTCACCCTCACAACCATCCGAGCCATCTGCCCAGGTCGCGCCCTTTGGGCCGCCTCTGAAGGTGTCGATCACGGACATTCGGTCAACACCTTCTGCCGATGATCCAAACCTTGCTGCGGTCAGTGTCAGCTGGGCAGTCGAGTCGGACAACGGCAGTCCGCTGACCGCTGCGCACGTCACATTGAGCGGTGGCGGAAAGGGTGACGTCGCGTTGAACGGTGAGCTGTCTGGGGAAATCACGTTGCAGGCGCAGCCGCAGGAAGGCGTGGTAGCCACCGTGTGGGTTGACAATGCGGCAGGATCGTCACGTGAGGTCAAATCCAAGCGTTTCACTGTGTTCTCGACGCCGGTTGTGATCGATCTTCCGACGGTTACAGCAACCGGAGAAGCAGGTACCGCGAAGGTGACGGCTGAAACGAAAAAAGGTAACGGTTACAATCGCGGAGAACTTGAGCTTCAGTATTCGGTGAATGCAGGTCAGTGGACACCGTTGCAGGGCAAGACCATCACGGGACTGCCTGACGGGCAGGAGGCGCGGATTACATTCAGGCAGGTTGCTCCCGGCCGCGCCGACGGGCCAGCGACTGAAGAAGTAGTGGTGATGACGTACGGACAGCCGACGATTGACAGCTTCACGGCAACCAGTACGCCGGACGGAGTCGACCTGTCGTGGGCCATCACTCACAACGCCGGAGCTCCCATCACATCGATCACCGTGAAGTACAACGGAAAGAGCGAGGACATTCCCGTTTCGGAAACGAGCCGGCACATCGATGTGGACACCAGAGAGGCAATAAACTTCAAGTTGGTTGTTCATGCCGAGAACATCGAAAAGAGCATTGAGGCTGCGGCCACCAGCAAGGCACGGGGCACCATTAGACCGATGCCTGCCAAGTGCGATGCTGAGATGTCAGACAAGTTCGATGACTGCCATACTTTCAAGGTGCAGGCAGATGTGTGGGATCTGAGTCTTCTGCCATTGCGTTGCGAATTTAAGTCAGATGCTGATGACCAGACGTATAGATTCGAAATCAGGACGTTAGGGTATCCGTATGCCTCGAATGCACCTACCCGTGTGACAGATCAGGAAACCATGAAGAACTGGTTACAGGATGGCACCCTCACATGCGAAACGTCACAATAACAGGTGAGCAGTGGAACTGGACGGGAATAGTACGCCCGGCAAAACCTGGGCCACCCTCGTCAATGAGCTGCCAACGACTGGCCAGCAACCAACGCACAGTAAGGAGCATGTATGTCACTCAATGAACGCGATGCCACAGAGTTCGCCGAAATGTTCGCCGCGTTGGTCGACGCGATTTCGCTGGCAGTGCTGGACAAGAAACAGGCCATTCGACTGACGTTGACGACACTGTTCGCTGGCGGGCACCTGCTGCTCGAGGACGCGCCCGGAACAGGAAAAACTGCTCTTGCGCGCGCACTGGCGGCAACCATTGACGGGTCACACTCGCGCATCCAGTTCACACCTGACATGCTCCCCTCCGACATCACGGGCGTGAACATGTACGACCAGCAAAAACACGAGTGGGTATTCCACCGCGGCCCAATCTTCGCCCAGATTGTGCTGGCCGACGAAATCAACCGTGCATCGCCCAAGACGCAGTCGGCTCTGCTGGAAGTGATGGAAGAAGCGCACGTGACGATCGACGGCGTTTCCTACCCGGCTGGCGAACCCTTCATGGTCATTGCTACCCAGAACCCGGTCGAACAGGCCGGCACCTACCCGCTGCCTGAAGCGCAACTGGACCGATTCCTCATGAAAACGTCACTGGGGTATCCCTCGCGTGCAGCCATGATCGAAGTCCTTGACGGCGCGGCCGCACCGGACCGGTCACGTAACCTGCACCCCGTCGTCTCAGCCCATGAAGTCGACACGTTCCAGGCGATGGCCGCCGACAACCACACCGACCGCGCGGTTTTGGACTACATTGCCGCACTGGCCGAAGCCACCCGCGAAGACGAGTCCTCCATGTTGGGCGTGTCCACGCGAGCCGCCATCGGCATGACTCGATGCGCACGTGTATGGGCCGCAGCACAGGGACGTCACTTCGTGCTGCCTGACGACGTGAAAGCGCTCGCAGGACCTGTGTGGGAGCACCGCATCATCGTGGATCCGGACGCCGCATTCGCCGGCGCAACACCGGCCGGTGTTGTCTCGCGTGCACTGACCTCCGTTCCCGCTCCGATCACGGGTGCCTAAATGCCGCAGGAGGCTCAGCGTCGAATATCCATCATAGGTGGGGTGCGTCGTGCATGGGACATCGCCATTTCCACGATCACCATCAGTGGTGTCGGACTGCTGTGTGGTGGCATCGTGGCGACTATCCTTGCCTTCACCGCGCATTGGCGCGAAGCAGGGATCGTTGCCGTTGCGTGCGGATTATCCCTGATCGTCGCGCTGATCTGGATCATTGGGCGCGCTCCCCAGATCGTCAGCGTGGAGCTTCCTCAGACACGAACCGTCGCCGGACGCACCATCATTGGAGAGCTGCGCGTGCGCAACGACCATGCCCGACCGGCCCGCTCCCACGTCATTGAGCTGCCGGTCGGATCAGGTGCCGCCCAGTTCGTCGTCCCTAATCTGGCGGGCAGGAGCTCGTGGTCGGAAGTATTCGCAGTTCCCACCCGCAGGCGCGGTATCGTCACGGTCGGTCCGCCCAGTTCAGTGCGCTCCGATCCGGTGGGTCTGTTCCGCAGAGTCAGAGCATGGACGAAACCGATTCGCGTCTACGTCCACCCGCGTACAGTGCGCGTTCCTTTCGACGCGACAGGCTTCCAGGCAGACATCGAAGGCGTGGTGACAGCTAAACTGTCCTCCTCCGACGTGTCGTTCCATGCGTTGCGGGATTACCAGCCCGGCGATGACCGGCGAAACGTTCACTGGCCGACCACTGCCCGCACGGGTCGCCTGGTTGTGCGTCAGTTTGAGGAAACCCGCCGCTCCCATCACGTGATTTTCATCGATACGTTGCGTGATCACTGGGAAGAAGAACCGTTTGAGACGGCGCTGTCCATCGCCGCTTCACTGGCTCTGACGGGCATCACCGCGTCGCACCAGGTTTCGATGGCAACCTCGTCACGCCCTGTTTCCACACTGTCCGCGACCCGCATGCTCGATGAACTCACTGAAGAAAGCTGGCGAGTGGAGGACCAGGACCTGAGTGAGCGTCTGCGTGAAGTCCTCACGTCATATCCCAACGCGTCCGTTCTCACGCTGATTGTTCCGGCAAGCGTGTCATACGACGAGATCGCGCGCCTGTGCCATCTGCCGAGCGTTGACGTCATCGTCGGCGTGATCCGCGTGGACCCGGACGCGCCCTCATCTCGATCCAGTTCGTCACGAGCAGTCGTCGCAACCTGCCCGACCCTGGAGTCGCTTCCCCGCATGCTGGCACGCGGAGGGCTGCGATGAGTGCGAACACGTTCGACCGCCCGCCTGCAGGTGCACAGCGTCCACGCCGTTTTCGTGTGCGTAATGGACGAGGGCGACTGACACGAAGCCCGTTGCCTGTCTGGTCATGGATCGTCTTGGCGGTACTGTTCATTCCGGTGATTGCAGCGCACGAACCACTGTTTGGCCACGGACTGGGATTGCGCGCCGCGGGCAGTGGTGTTGCGGCAGGTCTGATCCTTGCGGCACTGTGCACCTACTGGCGCTGGGACGTGATTACGAGCGTGGCGGCACTGTTCGCGACGCACCTGCTGCTCGGCGGTATCGGCTCACTACCTGAAACGCTGTACGCGCACGTCATTCCCACCGGGCGCACCCTTCAGTTCCTGGTCATGCAGCCCGTTGTCGCGTGGCGTGACCTGCTGACACTGGCACCACCTGCGTCATCATATGTCGGCCCGTCGGTTATGCCGTGGATCTGCGGATTGCTGTGCGCATTCGCGACCGGGGTGATGACCATGCGGCGCGGCTGGGTTGTTGTCGGTACCATTCCGTTGGCGCTGATGGGCATCATCGCCGTGGCGTGGGGCCCCAGCGGCATGCAGCCGCCAGTGTGGGCCGTCATGGTGTGGTTCCTGGCGATCATCATGTGGTGGATGTGGTCCGTTCAGCATCTGCGCCTCCATTCTGATTTCGACATCCTCATCGGCCGGCGGGCTCGTCGTGCGGCAGGCATGACGACAACCGGACATAACACCTCGACACGGTCGGTGCGGCCAGTTCGCGCCCACGTGCTGCAGCAGGCTGTGGTCGCCCTCGTCATCACGGCATGTACGACCGCGCTCGCATTTCCTGTCACTTCTTACGTCGGATCGTGGGACGAACGCACAGTCCTGCGTGATCTTGTGGAGCCGCCGCTGGACCTGCATGACTACCCCAGTCCGCTTGCGGCCTTCCGGCATCTGACAACCGAGGAACGTGACGAGACGCTGATATCGGTGTCGCAACTGCCTCATGGGGCGCGCGTGCGCCTGGCCGTCATGGACACGTATAACGGCATCACATTCGGCATGTCCGATCCTGAGGAAAGCCCTGTCGGTAGCTACATTTCAGTGGGCAGTCAACTGCCGGTGCGGCCCTCTCCGATCGGTTCAGTGCGCGCAGATACGAGGGTGACAACGTCTGGCCTGATGGGGCCATGGGTTCCAACGATGGGGCAGGCCGAAGTTATCGAGTTTTCAGGCGACCAGGCGCAGCGATACCAGGATGGCCTGCACTGGAACAGGTGGGCAGACGCTGCGCTGACCACCGGGTCGGACGGGGATGATCTGAGCTATCACCTGGTCGCCGATGTGCCACCGCGCTGGTCTGATTCGCAGCTGGCAGGTGCCGGCGCAGTGTCGGTGGAAGGACAGCCTGACACGAACGTTCCTGACGGTGTCAAAGAACTTGCCGTCTCAATGTCAGCGATTGAA
The sequence above is a segment of the Schaalia radingae genome. Coding sequences within it:
- a CDS encoding Ig-like domain-containing protein, whose protein sequence is MRTTSDFPQSRPEPVGQSESGTQPATGSKSVNGNNVSPFLSAPPMPPGDEYSPANQGGNTLSRRLHLSRRGRQLKKQLAKNRRKIPAIIVLVFCLIVTTLALLHPGVPTSQIDVNDGGIWVTNSSRQLVGHLNYQARRLDAALRTDAAQFDIGQAADTVTFSDESTNSIAPIDVAGVRMGATTSLTERAQAVQGGERIGVLDGAEGNLWVLPASEPSTVPMGDDSAIETGLTSGVVTTSVNGTVMAVSAATGQFVTVTRRGYVDQKHSVDIPDMRADALLQITAVGEQPVALDQSTNTLFLPDGSARSLSDEGVPTDAILQNPGPDHDAVVLANPNSLISVPLNGDPVTITPANEQNRSGKPAAPTRHEGCSYGAWAGSGSYVRLCDDSANDTSMDVDTLKSARNISFRTNRKLIVLNEINEGGIWLPDMNMAFMDDWDEIDQEIDKEKEEEESPEYTDEIIDPQRKDKNTPPDAVDDEFGVRPGRATTLPVLQNDTDIDGDVLTARPISQPQIGAVTPTRGGQALQMTDVPDDASGSTTFVYEAYDGQASDSATVTISVHPWGQNAGPVQIRKNPQKLGAGAAIEYNVLPDWNDPDGDPIFLQSASAPDGIQVQYREEGTLNIRDLGAAPGQYEVNVVVSDGRAETQGVVPIVVQPPGNIPPVAHADFYVARAGEALEIEPLTNDTDPNGDGLTLVGVSEAPAGTQLTPDLALGSITFKAQAPGTYQFTYTISDGPSTVLGIIRIDVVEADSNAVPVADDDLVVLPAGGEALAAPLNNDSDPAGGVLVIQQVEPTDKLGLRVTLVDRHLLRITAPGGLDEAVSFQYSVSNGSHTAQARITVVPSRALDDKKPPVLQPDHAKVRVGDVASVPVLENDRSPAGLAMKVDPKLQFEENSQVGTPFVTGNLVRLEAGTTPGVMHVSYTVHDMVGNMATSTVVFEVVALEGANAAPQPRPLTAWAVSGQTTRIPVPLSTIDPDGDSVTLVGIEQAPSKGTIELGTDWIEYTPARKTTGTDVFTYIVEDRQGKQATARVRVGIAPPAGSNQPPTAVKDVLLVKPGRTIMVNVLANDIDPDGDSISLVPDSLSVLDDALEAEIVGTGIQVEVPEAAGTYVMSYQVTDSRGGVDNGTLTINAKNDAPLMPPIARDDVVALADMPDSEIVPINVVENDEDPDGTVADLVVSTRAPDAEVKGGIIEAKAYETRRLLVYTITDQDGLSSSAVVSIPGTDQTRPRLDQSHLPIKARAGSDVVIDIRDHVITRAGRTAMITDESRLKASWGLDPKIVLEDQHRLTLHTDPEFSGKTSVSFEVRDGVASDTSALSAVLSLPIVVQAVKNQPPAFIPTSARVAAGEEPITLDLSAMVDDPDDADPKGFKYALVKSPRVVSAKLDGHMLSLQAGVDQATGTTDQVTISVDDGSGPVVGEIPVTVVASTRPLIQVSDALIDAANAGGTETIDLTKYTINPFPETPIRIVSSQIEIGEGTVDPQGTVLHITPAVGFHGQMTVNYRLIDATNDPGRIVEGNVRLVVRDRPEPPSNVSVMATGPGSATVTFQPGADNGAAITSFTLTDVTTGQEFTCDVASCPLSGLANGLKHSFSVVAHNDVGASDSSPASEPVLVDVQPSQPAAPTLAAGDGSVTVTWNPPANEGSPITAYEVTLSDGQTQRVDGATTSVTFTNLTNGQPYYASVVALNSSPSPSQPSEPSAQVAPFGPPLKVSITDIRSTPSADDPNLAAVSVSWAVESDNGSPLTAAHVTLSGGGKGDVALNGELSGEITLQAQPQEGVVATVWVDNAAGSSREVKSKRFTVFSTPVVIDLPTVTATGEAGTAKVTAETKKGNGYNRGELELQYSVNAGQWTPLQGKTITGLPDGQEARITFRQVAPGRADGPATEEVVVMTYGQPTIDSFTATSTPDGVDLSWAITHNAGAPITSITVKYNGKSEDIPVSETSRHIDVDTREAINFKLVVHAENIEKSIEAAATSKARGTIRPMPAKCDAEMSDKFDDCHTFKVQADVWDLSLLPLRCEFKSDADDQTYRFEIRTLGYPYASNAPTRVTDQETMKNWLQDGTLTCETSQ
- a CDS encoding AAA family ATPase is translated as MSLNERDATEFAEMFAALVDAISLAVLDKKQAIRLTLTTLFAGGHLLLEDAPGTGKTALARALAATIDGSHSRIQFTPDMLPSDITGVNMYDQQKHEWVFHRGPIFAQIVLADEINRASPKTQSALLEVMEEAHVTIDGVSYPAGEPFMVIATQNPVEQAGTYPLPEAQLDRFLMKTSLGYPSRAAMIEVLDGAAAPDRSRNLHPVVSAHEVDTFQAMAADNHTDRAVLDYIAALAEATREDESSMLGVSTRAAIGMTRCARVWAAAQGRHFVLPDDVKALAGPVWEHRIIVDPDAAFAGATPAGVVSRALTSVPAPITGA
- a CDS encoding DUF58 domain-containing protein, whose protein sequence is MRRAWDIAISTITISGVGLLCGGIVATILAFTAHWREAGIVAVACGLSLIVALIWIIGRAPQIVSVELPQTRTVAGRTIIGELRVRNDHARPARSHVIELPVGSGAAQFVVPNLAGRSSWSEVFAVPTRRRGIVTVGPPSSVRSDPVGLFRRVRAWTKPIRVYVHPRTVRVPFDATGFQADIEGVVTAKLSSSDVSFHALRDYQPGDDRRNVHWPTTARTGRLVVRQFEETRRSHHVIFIDTLRDHWEEEPFETALSIAASLALTGITASHQVSMATSSRPVSTLSATRMLDELTEESWRVEDQDLSERLREVLTSYPNASVLTLIVPASVSYDEIARLCHLPSVDVIVGVIRVDPDAPSSRSSSSRAVVATCPTLESLPRMLARGGLR
- a CDS encoding transglutaminase-like domain-containing protein; the protein is MSANTFDRPPAGAQRPRRFRVRNGRGRLTRSPLPVWSWIVLAVLFIPVIAAHEPLFGHGLGLRAAGSGVAAGLILAALCTYWRWDVITSVAALFATHLLLGGIGSLPETLYAHVIPTGRTLQFLVMQPVVAWRDLLTLAPPASSYVGPSVMPWICGLLCAFATGVMTMRRGWVVVGTIPLALMGIIAVAWGPSGMQPPVWAVMVWFLAIIMWWMWSVQHLRLHSDFDILIGRRARRAAGMTTTGHNTSTRSVRPVRAHVLQQAVVALVITACTTALAFPVTSYVGSWDERTVLRDLVEPPLDLHDYPSPLAAFRHLTTEERDETLISVSQLPHGARVRLAVMDTYNGITFGMSDPEESPVGSYISVGSQLPVRPSPIGSVRADTRVTTSGLMGPWVPTMGQAEVIEFSGDQAQRYQDGLHWNRWADAALTTGSDGDDLSYHLVADVPPRWSDSQLAGAGAVSVEGQPDTNVPDGVKELAVSMSAIESTPIKKARAIERTLAQNGYFSNGMDKSSRSGHRADRLARMIDDDQMVGDDEQYATLMALMLHSLGMSARVVMGAYPSDPVTGAALDQLQGNAASEAPVRSVGLKGADLHVWVEAEFVDVGWAIFDPTPPRDNIFSDPTPDPTPTPRPQVLQPPNPPEEPPELPPAITEKNTPSDSEAPVPVPWGVILTSVGIALLIIVPIAAILLWKARRLYKRRHSSPLSSVEGSWNQTVDLAADAGTRLPRDMTRAEAAWSLADSVWQDTHEDTESPSPVVDESTEASVDWRVAGQTAPATVLLASIADRAQFGQDVVTKDDANRAWGYYSQLKAELRSRQSWFQRALTALSVRSLRRHRHRRGGFTHAEKPRTESRWRFWKRHSRRDQRQKAFSDQPVRTSSPKGRP